The window gtcaaattaattatttggcCCACTTATTGTAGTAATGTGACATTTGCAAACTTAGtcataaaatcataataatgGAACATCaaagaaaatgtaattttGAATGATTTGAATTTACATGAGCTTTGAATATATCTTCCCCCAAAAAGTTTACCACTATTTGGAGTACAACTTGATCAGTGGGTTTAGAAGAATTTTGGTTTCATTCaatttgaatgaaaataaagatgAGTTAAGAGTGAAATTTGAGTTGTACCCCTTTTGCACATTATTAAAAAGGCATGCCATGCCGCCAATAATGAAGGCCCAAAAAAGAGAAGGTGTGATTACAGCTGCAAAAGTAGCCTCTTCCACTCCTCCACCCATACATCAAATTGGGGCTTGTAAGTGGCAGGAAAGTGCTTGTGAAAAACACTTCCATCACAAGCAATCTGCCTCGACTGTACTCTAGCTCTAGTCATAATCTCTCTACAGTATGTCCAGCAAATGCATGAAACCAACTCTTGTCAAAAGTATGATAGCTATTCAACCAAATTTATAAAGGTAgtgtttttgtattttaaatggaaacaaattCAGAGGGAGGAAATATCTATCTACTTGAGAATGGAAAGACCTCAAAGACACAACCCAAGTTGTATGGTTGGATGGTAATACATTACTGGGTAACATTTGCTATGCCCAGAACCTGTCCCCGGTGCTTTCTTTGTGGGTAGGGGCCAGGGGCTGCTTTCTTCCCGTAATGCATACAGGGAAAAGTGGGAGCATCTACTGTTTTGATTGCATACACCCACTCCATCCAAAAGGCAAttcactttttattttttcattttatctgTCCCAGTTGGAAGGAAAGGAGGGGAGCGTGAGTCACCTTACAGAATCAGCCAAACAAATTTGCTGTTTTCTAGGATTAGGTTGATGACCTGATTGGCTTGTTGGATGCAAAAGATTCCCCTTGCTGCCAATGTATGCCAAGATAAGGTGGCTTGGCTATGCCTATGATATGCTAATCTGTAAAGAGGAGAGAGCATTTAAGCCCAATCAATGAAAATTTCTCTCTGCTTTTACTCACCCACACAAATGCTTGGCAAGTTGTCTATTTGGGACTATCTCTTCATGGGAAATCTGTGAAAGAAGTAAACGATCTTCAAGTTTGGTTTGATCAGATTACTTTGCTTCTTTTGTCAAGTTCATTCcattaagattttatttttcaattttcattctGAAATTTGagtggaaaaagaaagaccGACACCCTTACCTTCCTTCTTGCATGGACCATGGTGAGCTGGGACTGAGCCCACTCTCCACCTAATGGCAAAGGCCACAGGCGCGAGCTGACTCTCAACTGTGGCCCTAACCATCTCATCCGAGTCCGCTtcttgaaaacaatgcaaacCCAGAACCCACTAACAAGGTCACCAATAATCCATTATTGGTATTTCCCTGCAAAAATAGATGAGGGCACACACTTCGTTTTTCCTCTCATTAATCTAGATATCTATTTAGATGCCAAACATATCATTATGGTTCGCCTTTAATCTTAGATTCCTTTCATTAATTTGGTATTCAATTCAATAATCCCTTCTTGAattcaataaataaacaatTGGGTTTCCAAAACTTAGTACTTAAATTGTTTATCCAATTAACAACACTTCATGATGAAAGGTTCAGGAAATCTGTACTCTTGGATTCTTTTTGGGTCTCATTTCGGTTGGGAGCTTTGTGATTTTTATGGTTCCTCGTTTCTACTTTCTTCCTTTGGGGTTTCCTTTCGTGTTCTGTTTTCTAAGCAGATCTCCTGTGTATGTTTCTGCAGATATTATGGTTTTTAGGTTGTTCTTTGAAAGATCATTTTCCCATGTCCTGGCTTTGTGATGATTCCTTGCTGGTGGTTTTTTGTGCTGTGAATTTGTATTTGTACAGTGATATTTCTCACACCAGGATTTCTAGGCCACTAAAGTCTTCTGTCAATCAGACTAAAGACTTGTCATGACATGAATTGGTGATGAAGGAATAAAAtatgctttaaaaaaaaaacacttcaGGATGAAATACTTGAAATTCCATACTTCTAATACTTAAGGTAAATTTTGGAACTTTAAATATCCTAGGTGTATATCATCACTAGCAATAATCTAAACGAATATTCTTGAATGCTTCTGCTAGGACTGATCCTAAATATAATAGCAACAGTCCTTCAGCAAAGCTATATCAGATAAAACATGGGCTGCCTTACATGGTTTCGACCTTAATTAAGTAAAGAATTCTTAATCTCATGCAACTTTGCTAATGTTTCTCTCATTGATAAACGATCTTTTGCTGATGGAGCTGCACATGACAATCCAACTCTAATTATAGCTGATAAACACTCTTCATATTTGCCAGGCCAATAACTGTCATTCTTGGTGCTGCTGCTTCTGTCAATAGAATAAGTATTGAATGAGCTCTTCTTTGAACTTCAAAAATCCTTGAAAAGCCTCGGATCAGCAATCTCAAAAGCTTGATCACTATCCACCGCTGATTCAAATTGATTGAGGCTCAATCCTTCTTTGAACATTCCATCAGTTGGCCTCTTTGCTATGAACATTTCTAGCAGAGGGATTCCAAAACTGTAGACATCTCCACTGGTTGAAGATTTGCCACCTAGACCATACTCTACAGAAAAGTACAGCAGAACATAAGACTTTAAGAATTATCAGAATGCATAACACTAGTGTTTGACTTCAGTAAGCAAACGCATTCACAGTTGTGCCCTTTTTTGATCAATAAAAgctaagtaaaaaaaaaaaaaaacagctaTAGTTAAAAGAGTGGTTCACTGACCTGGAGCAATGTAACCAATTGAGCCCTTGACTCCTATTGTGCTGCTCTCCTCTTGTGAAGGGTgttgaggaaggaatcttgCCAATCCAAAATCCCCTACATGAGCCGCCATATTTTCATCCAAAAGTACATTCGCAGGTTTCAAATCGCAGTGCACAATTGGCGGTTCGCAGTCATTGTGCAAGTACTCCATAGCAGAAGCTACATCGATGGCGATATTGAGTCTTTGCAACGAGGATAATGATAACCCAGATTCCATATCCTCAGGATATAACCACCTATCTAGGTTGCCACTGGGCATGAACTCCATAAGCAAGGCCTTGAATTGATCTCCTTTATGATCAATACTAAAGCATGAGGTGATGATCTTCATGAGATTTCGATGCCTAATATTCctcaaggtctcacattcaGCAAAAAAACTTTGAAGGGCTTTGCTTTGTTGCAAGTCAAGAGCCTTCACAGCAAGGGTAATGTTACTGGTGTTGGCTCCATTGTCACTAGTGATGAATGAACCTTTATAAACAGAGCCAAAACCACCCTTTCCAATCAGATTTTCAGCTGCAAAATTGCTTGTAGCAAGCCGGATATCTGAGTAAGATATCATTGGAAGCAACCCCTTCAATGAAGGTGAAGGTTCACCGTCTTTGTCCaccttgtttttcttctttccagGTCTCAAAGCCCATAAAAAGcagaaaattaaacataagaataaagtGACTCCCGCTGCTGAAACTAGAATCTTAAGCAGATGATACCTTTTTATTGCTCTTGTTTTACACTGAGGGAGTTCCAAATACCTTGCAATTTCTTGATCACCACTGCAGAGCCCATTGTTTCCCTGAACAGAGGTCAGGCTAAGATTCAAGAAGACTTTTCCTTTTGGAACTTCTCCTTCCAAATGATTGAAAGACAAATTTAACTTCTTCAGATACTGAAGATTTTCCAAGTCTCGGGGAATTGGtccagaaaatttattaaaggAGAGATCCAAAACCTCCAGGGAGGTTAGCTTTCCTACTGAACCAGGAATTCCACCGCTGATATTATTTTTGGACAAGTTGAGCAATTGCAAAGTAACACAGCCACCAATTGATGCAGCCAAATTCCCAGACAACTGATTATCAGAAACATCCACCACTTGAAGCTGCTTTAAGTTACCAACTTCACTGGGGAGAGGACCCCAAAGTTTGTTGTGTGACAGATTCAAGTTGGTTAAACTTGAAACTCTGAAAATCTCATTTGGAATGCTTCCATTGAGCCTATTCGAAGCCAGGTTCAATGTCTCTATTTGCTGGCAGAATCCCAAGCTATTGGGAATTTTTCCGGATAACTTGTTATTGTCCATTTGATCGTCGGAAGGTTGTGTAAGATTACCAAAGATATCTGGAATTTCTCCTGATAACATGTTCTGGAACACACTAAAACTCTGtaactttttaagttttgcTATGTTCTTTGGTATCTCACCTGTAAAAGCATTTTGCTCTATTGAAAGAGAAATGAGGTTGTGAAACTTATCAAACCCCTGGGGGAAGCTGCCAGTCAACAAATTGTTAGCAATGCAAAAGTGTTGGAGATTGCTTGACAGATTGGCAACTGAGGAGGGAAATTCACCAACAAGCTGGTTGGaaaaaaagcatgaaaatttcTAGCTGCTTACAGCTTGTGAGATAATCAATCAGCTGAAAATTCAGGGCTGTAGttgaagagagaaaatttgaaCCAAGATTCAACCAGATAAGTTTCTTCATGTTGCCAAACAGAGGAACCGGCCCATGAAATCTGTTCATTGAGAGGTCAAGATATTCAATGCCTGAAGCATTAGAGATAGAACCAGGTACAATTCCTTCAAAACTGTTCTGCGCCAAATAGAGTTGCCTGAGATTTGGAGGAGCTTGAACAATATCATTTGGTAATTTTCCTCCAAGGTTATTTTGGGTCACAGATAAGAAGAATAGAGATGAAACGTTGTAAACAGAAGAAGGGATTTCGCCAGTGAGATGGTTCCCAGAGAGCTGAAAATATTGAAGGTTGCGAAGGCAACCCAACTCACTTGGAATTTCCGCAAGACTCTGGTTTCTTGCAAGATTAAGTGACGTTAAAGAGGAAAGATTTCCAAATGTACGAGGGATTGAACCAGTGAGATTATTGATAGAGACAGAGAGAGTTTTGAGTTTTTGCAGACTGCCCAACTCAGGTGGAAGCTTACCACTAAATCTGTTTTCTTCTAGTCGAAGTGTTTCAAGGTTATGGCAAGTAGAAAGAATAGCTGGAATAGTTCCATTAATGAAATTATTCTTCAGGTCAATTTGCTGCAGAAGTTGAAGCCTACTAAACTCCAACTGAATTTGGCCGTGAAATAGGTTGTGGGAAAGGTTAAGTGTGTGGAGGAAAGTGAAGTTTGAGAGCTGAGGGCCTAAGGTGCCGCCAAGGCCAAGCCAACTAAGGTGGAGGGATTGTACTCGGGATCCTTTACTGCTGCAAGAAACACCATACCAAGTACAGTGAGAGGAATTTCTCGTCCACCCTGAGAGTGCATTTTGAGGGACAGTGACTTGGAATTTGAAAGATAGCAAGGCTTCTTTGTCTGCTCTGGCGCCTTCCAGACATCCCATCTTGCTCATACCCAAGTAAAGACGAGTCTGGAATATGGTAAAAACCAGTAGCAGGAAGTGCAGATGTTCCATGGTAATATGGCTACACTCTTTGCCTTGCTAGAGATAGATAAGATTTGAACTTGTGGGTAACTACATAAATTCCTCTAGTCTAGTATTTATAGGCCTTCGATGGAGCTGTAGAATCCTTGTAGGCTTTAGTATAGGCTTTTGCCTATGCGAACTTTTTTGTCAATCAAGTGTTTAATTATCTTCTTACCAAATCTTTTGTTAGCATTATGTTCGTTTGGGGTTAATTTGAGTGTAAATTACGCTATGTTCTATTGATACTCTAGAGTGACACTGACAGAGTGACAGGGAAATGATCATCTTTTGGAGAAAATTCTGTGTTGACTCCTTCTTGCTGAGAAAATTCGTTGCCTTCAATACTAAGTCTGATACTTTTTTCAGTACTTTTGGGAAGATACTATACGTACTATCTCAATATCAGTAACAGTGAGACTTAGCTGCTTCCTTAAAGATTGCAAGCACTTCCCAAGTacttgtgtccatcttttaAAGCACGTGTTCCTTAATCTATGCACGTATTCTAGGTACTAGGTTACTTACTGggagttattttaattataattctGTTATGCTATAAAAAAATGCCCAAAAAAATATTCCAAAGATTTTAACACAACTGAATAATAAAAGTCAGGTGATGACCTTTTCAACTTTGGAGTCTGATGCTGGTTAGCTCGATTCACCCCCAAATTTGTGCAGCCATACCAATTAACACGTCTTAGCACGTAAGCTTAGTACTGGTTTAATTAGTGATCTATCACTTGGAACTTGGAAGTAATGCTTCTTGTTCGTCTATAAATACCAAGCTTCAACCAGCATTCTGCCTCATCCCTCTAGGCTCTAGCTagctttaattaattatttctctctttctcttgtcACTTATTGCTCGCATATCTAAGTTATTATCAATTAAGGTGGCAAATGGCTTTCATACCTAAGTCCTCCCAAGCAAAGATGATGATGGTTTTCGTAGccatcatttttctcatttcttttgcAGCTGCTGTTGTCCCTCAGGCTGCCATTCCCAATCCTAATATCGGGCAGTATCAATGCACTATGCTCATTTAgtcttttattaattaactaactagaaaatcactcaaaataataataataacatagAAATATgaagctatatatatatatatatacatttatatgtttttaaagAGATATTTCTGTTATTAGAATTTGAGATTCCGTATTGAAAAATATTGAGTTGGGTAAAATGACATTtatgaaatagaaaaaaaattatttttcatcatgtatgaaataatatataatactattatatttttctttatattttaaagacattttattttcttattgcTGCAGCTCCGAAGCTTGTTGACAAGCATCAAGGCAGAAAATATGAAGGGTATGGGGTAGGATTCTCAGGGGGATCCTCCACATGCTGTCCTCCTTAGGAAGCCGCAAGCACCTAATTATGCATGAAAAAAGGGCCCAAAGAAAAACATGCATGTTTCTAtcacttttttcttcttcttaatTTCTCAATAGTATCCAATATGCATACTTTCTTATCATTAATATATGGTTACAGTAAACCATATCTTTTCTTATTACTTAATTTTACGAACGTCATCTGTATCAAGTAGGTTGAAG is drawn from Theobroma cacao cultivar B97-61/B2 chromosome 4, Criollo_cocoa_genome_V2, whole genome shotgun sequence and contains these coding sequences:
- the LOC18602814 gene encoding putative receptor-like protein kinase At3g47110 — encoded protein: MLSGEIPDIFGNLTQPSDDQMDNNKLSGKIPNSLGFCQQIETLNLASNRLNGSIPNEIFRVSSLTNLNLSHNKLWGPLPSEVGNLKQLQVVDVSDNQLSGNLAASIGGCVTLQLLNLSKNNISGGIPGSVGKLTSLEVLDLSFNKFSGPIPRDLENLQYLKKLNLSFNHLEGEVPKGKVFLNLSLTSVQGNNGLCSGDQEIARYLELPQCKTRAIKRYHLLKILVSAAGVTLFLCLIFCFLWALRPGKKKNKVDKDGEPSPSLKGLLPMISYSDIRLATSNFAAENLIGKGGFGSVYKGSFITSDNGANTSNITLAVKALDLQQSKALQSFFAECETLRNIRHRNLMKIITSCFSIDHKGDQFKALLMEFMPSGNLDRWLYPEDMESGLSLSSLQRLNIAIDVASAMEYLHNDCEPPIVHCDLKPANVLLDENMAAHVGDFGLARFLPQHPSQEESSTIGVKGSIGYIAPEYGLGGKSSTSGDVYSFGIPLLEMFIAKRPTDGMFKEGLSLNQFESAVDSDQAFEIADPRLFKDF
- the LOC108661631 gene encoding putative receptor-like protein kinase At3g47110 yields the protein MEHLHFLLLVFTIFQTRLYLGMSKMGCLEGARADKEALLSFKFQVTVPQNALSGWTRNSSHCTWYGVSCSSKGSRVQSLHLSWLGLGGTLGPQLSNFTFLHTLNLSHNLFHGQIQLEFSRLQLLQQIDLKNNFINGTIPAILSTCHNLETLRLEENRFSGKLPPELGSLQKLKTLSVSINNLTGSIPRTFGNLSSLTSLNLARNQSLAEIPSELGCLRNLQYFQLSGNHLTGEIPSSVYNVSSLFFLSVTQNNLGGKLPNDIVQAPPNLRQLYLAQNSFEGIVPGSISNASGIEYLDLSMNRFHGPVPLFGNMKKLIWLNLGSNFLSSTTALNFQLIDYLTSCKQLEIFMLFFQPACW